The genomic stretch CTCTGAATTAGCAAGCATCGCAATAGCTGCCTGGTTCTCGGTTGTATTGGCAGCTTTTGCCTGTTCATTAGAAGTTGGTTTGTCCGGAACAATCGCATTAAGCAGTGTAACGATAGCTATGATGAAAGTGCATTTTATAATTGGTATTGCAGAGGCAGTGCTTACTGTGCTATTGCTTAAATTGTTTAATAGGGAGAATATCCATAAATAAGAAATTGATATTTCCTTTTGTTCTCGTAATCCTTGCAGCAATTTTTGCTTCGCAAAACCCGGATGGTTTGGACAAAGTATCTCAAATACTCGGTTTCGCAAGTAAAGGGATAGAACATTCATCTATTATGACAGGATATACTATTCCATTCCTGGGAACGTCAAAGCTTTCAACAGTATTTGCAGGGATTGCCGGAGTATTACTAATGTATGGATTTTTTATCTTGCTCGGTTTTTTGCTGAAAAAGTGTGAAAATTTGGCCCAAACCAACATCCGGGGTTGGTTCGTTGGCAAAAATAATGAAAGAAAAAGCTAAAAACCATTTTTTGGGATTGAACGGGTACAAAAGGCTGAACTGTGCTATGGCTGTGGCAGAAGCTTTTCACGAAAAATATCCTCTGGATTCGAAACATCTGGAACAGCTAAAATCCTGCGGCGGGGGAAGAGCACCTGCCGGCATATGCGGCAGTATTTTTGCCGCAAAGGTTATTATGGATCAGTACTTACCGGGCAAGTCCGGCCAAGTGTTAAGCGAATTTGCTTCAATTGCCGGCTCGGTAAAATGCGGTGAAATAAGGAGATCCAAAAAGCTTTCCTGTGTGCGCTGTGTGGAACTTTCCGCCGAACACCTGCTTTCTGTTTTGCCGAGATAAAGGCAGTTAAGAGTTGATTTCATAAGCAAATTTTATTAAACTAAAAGCATGAAACGCCTGGTAAGCATAATCATCGCGGTATCTTTTCTTTCGCTTTCATCGATGGCGTCTATCCATTTTCATGCGGATAATGTTCGGCATGATAAGTGCGAGTTATGCATCGCATCGCTTGGCCTGCAAGCGGTATCTATTGATAATTCTGTACTATCATTTGCCAATCTTTCACTTCTTTGCACTATAACCGAAGTTATTTCACCGGTACCGGAAGTTGCTTTTCAAAACATTTCTAACCGCAGTCCTCCTTTAAGCTGAACAAACCCGTAGTTAAATCTTAAATTTTCCTAAAGAATATTTCATTTTTATTGTATTGGAGGTAGGATGCAAAAGTATTTATTGATTCTTATATTTGTTATTGCGGCGTTATTTATTGATAGATATATATATGCAGGCGTAATCAACCCGGACATTTCGGTAATTGGGCAGGTCAATACGATTTCAACAGATGACAAAAGTTCGGAAAATTCCGGCAAAGCCGTTACTAATATCGGCGAGACAGAAATAATGTTTGAATCATATCTTAATCCCTATGCAAGGGGGACATTTGTTTTTGCGATATGCCCCGTACATGGCCTTGAAACGGAAGAGGCGTTTATATCCATATTTAAAGGCCTCCCTGATGGGCTGGCGGTGAAAGCCGGCAAATACAGGATCGGCTTTGGCAAACTGAACCCCGTTCATCCTCACGCTTATCCGTTTATGGAAGCGCCCGAGGTAATGAAAGAGATGCTGCCCGGTGACGAAAGTTTCAACGATACCGGCATAGATCTTTCCTATCTTACGCCGGTTTACGGAAGCTGGGCTTTAAATGCAACGGTGGGAACTCTGAACGGCAAGTCTTTCCATCCGGATGATACTAAAGCTGATTCCGCCTGGATAGGACGATTGTCAAATTCTTTTCTGATAAACGATTATGCTCCTGCGGAATTCGGAGCCTCGGCAACTCAGGGGACAAATGACACTCTTTGGAATGCTAAAACCTCCGTTTATGGGGGAGATTTTAAAGTAAAATTCAAATCTCTTACCCAAAATACGCTTACTGTCCAAGGCGAATATTTTTATAATAACAGTGATGTGGTTATTGATACAACTACCGGAAATTACAATACAATAGGAAGGAACGGTTTCTATGTTTTTACCGATTACGCGTTTAACCAAAGGTATAATGCCGGGGTTATATATAACCAGTATCAAAGAACATCCAACAAGGAAATGACTGATAGATCGGTCAAGCTTTTTACCGGCTATACCTTACTTGAAGAAACGACCCTTTTCCGTCTTTCGTATGAGAAGTTTTTTCCTGATGGTGAGGAACCGGTAAATACCTATATGTTCCAGATACTTTTCAGCATGGGGCCGCATAAGGCGCACCAATTTTAGCGGATAGAAACTTCATAATAAGGAGTTCAAAATGAAAAAGACATTAGTTCTATTTTTAACATTATTTGTTGCAGGGATTTCATCGGTTTATTCCGCACAGGTAAAAATCGCGTCCGCTTTGCCGGACCTCGGTTCAATAGCTTCATATATCGGCGGGGATAAAGTCGAAGTCTTCTCAATCGCAAAAAGTAATTCAAACCCGCATTTCGTTGAAGTACTGCCTTCGTATATGATAAAAGTTTCACGGGCGGATATTTATCTTAAAGTAGGGCTTTCTCTGGACCAGTGGTCGGATCAGATAATTGACGGGTCACGCAATAATCACCTTGAAACAGTGGATTGTTCTAACGGGATATCCGTATTGCAGAAACCGTCCAAAGTTGATTCTTCAATGGGGGATGTACATCCTGAAGGCAACCCGCATTACTGGCTGAACCCTTCAAACGGGATAGTTATCGCAAAAAATATTTTAGAAGCTCTAAAAAAGGAAGATCCCGAAAATAGTGCTTTCTATGA from Elusimicrobiota bacterium encodes the following:
- a CDS encoding C-GCAxxG-C-C family protein translates to MKEKAKNHFLGLNGYKRLNCAMAVAEAFHEKYPLDSKHLEQLKSCGGGRAPAGICGSIFAAKVIMDQYLPGKSGQVLSEFASIAGSVKCGEIRRSKKLSCVRCVELSAEHLLSVLPR
- a CDS encoding PDGLE domain-containing protein, with the translated sequence MIFPFVLVILAAIFASQNPDGLDKVSQILGFASKGIEHSSIMTGYTIPFLGTSKLSTVFAGIAGVLLMYGFFILLGFLLKKCENLAQTNIRGWFVGKNNERKS
- a CDS encoding metal ABC transporter substrate-binding protein; translated protein: MKKTLVLFLTLFVAGISSVYSAQVKIASALPDLGSIASYIGGDKVEVFSIAKSNSNPHFVEVLPSYMIKVSRADIYLKVGLSLDQWSDQIIDGSRNNHLETVDCSNGISVLQKPSKVDSSMGDVHPEGNPHYWLNPSNGIVIAKNILEALKKEDPENSAFYEKNYEKFKTDTEKKLTGWKKALAELISRGIITYHSSWVYFADAFNLKIVGNVEPLPGIPPTGKHLSELVDNIKNNHIALLLQEQYFPDEAPRFLARQTGIKVIKVAPSCDGVKAEDYFGHFDDIIGRILKQ